The following nucleotide sequence is from Rhodospirillaceae bacterium.
CTTATCCCGGTTCGGCTCCGACCAATTTTTGCATAGTCCGGTCCAGCCTTGCCGGCGGCGCGCGCGGCGTCGGCCACAAACCACAATCGTTGCCGAGCTTGTGGCGCGCCCGCGCATGCAGCCCGGCAGATCGGCCGCCCCGGAGGCGGAGTGGGACTTTCAGGTCAGCGAATACTTGGTCGATCCACTGTCCAGCTCCCGCAACCTGCTCGCCAAAGATCGTTGCAGGTTGGCACTCGCGGATGAGGCGGAACCAGTGCGGCCACAAGTGGCGCTTGTCGGCAAAGCCGCGCCGGCGTCCCGTTGCGGAAAAACGGCTGGCATGGGCACGATCAGTCCAGACCGCCCTCGCGTCGTCCCAGCCGGCAAGTCGCAGCGCGTAGGACCAGCCGCCAGCGCCGGCGAAGAAGTGGCATTGATCGAAGTCCCGCACGTCTCTCGGCTGGACATCGACGATTGATCTCCGATCGACGACGCCGGCGGCAATGAGCCCGTCAGCAATGAGGTTTTCGAGCCAGTCTGCTGCATATGGGTCATTCTCGTTGTAGTACGCGCCGGGCAATCGAGCGCTCCTATTTTCCCCGGCCACTCGGGCCGAACCCCGTTGCCTTGTCGTAGCATCGCGCCAGCGTCCACTTTGGCAGCTTGCGCTTGATCGCCTTGAGCGCCGCGCCGTTCGTGCGGTGCCGGAGATCGAACCACTCACGCCGCGCGAACTCTAGTTCGGCATCGCTGTATTCGGCCGGCGGGCGCCCTGGCACGTCCCGCTTGCGCGGCGAGCGCCCCGAATGCGTGATCTTCTCGATTGCTTCGCGGATCATAGCATCGCGCTGCGCCAGAATGGCCGTGTGGCGCCCGCTATCCACTTCGATGATTGACGCGCCCTTGGCCTCGATATCGTGGATGGCATTCCAAAGCGCAGGCGCGGGCGGTCACTGGTCTTGCCCTTCGGCGGCGCCAGCAAGTGAACTGCGTCAACAACGGCCTCGCCTCGTAGCGCCCGGATCAGCGCTACGATGCCCTCGCCGCCGTCGCCCTCGGTATAGATGACCGTATCCGTCAAGCCGAACGCGCGCAGCTTCGCCGCCTGCAAGTGTCCCGGCACTCGGGGCAGGTGGCGCACGTAGCCGCGCATCTTGTGGGGAAGTTTGGTCATGATTTTGAAAATGCACGAACGGGCTTGAAATGTCAACGGCGGCGTGCTACTTTGCGAACATGAATTGCGGGCATCACCCGCTGAACGGAGGCCGGAACCATGCGCGATATAATCGAACGCCTTCGCGAGACGCCGTGCAACCGCGAGCCGTTCACGCCCCAGCATGCCACCTGCCAGTGCCGCGTCGCTAACGACGCGGCGGACGAGATCGAACGGCTTCGGGATCGCCACAAGAAAGCGCTGCTCCAGGTGGAAGCCTCCGATCGGTACGCCAAGCAGGCGCGAAAGACTGACGAAATTT
It contains:
- a CDS encoding DNA cytosine methyltransferase, with product MPGAYYNENDPYAADWLENLIADGLIAAGVVDRRSIVDVQPRDVRDFDQCHFFAGAGGWSYALRLAGWDDARAVWTDRAHASRFSATGRRRGFADKRHLWPHWFRLIRECQPATIFGEQVAGAGQWIDQVFADLKVPLRLRGGRSAGLHARARHKLGNDCGLWPTPRAPPARLDRTMQKLVGAEPG